TAAGTTGCGATTTTGTTATTGAAATAAAAAACGCAGCTAATCATTTAAACGATTAGCTGCGTAATATTTGGATTAACAATACTCAACTTGATTTATGAATTAAATATAATAAAACCCCTAAAGATCGGCGAGTATCTTAATGACAAAGATTTGTCTTGTAAACATAGAAATAAAAACTTCTTTTTTGTGGATAAATGTTTAGTACATAAAGTCTCTAGACTGTTTTGTACTATAACGATGAATGATATTAATTGCACTTTCTTCAGCTTGTCGTCCGAATTTTTTTATTAGGGATTTTTTTAAACGGTATTTAACATTAAGCACCTGTTTTTCTTTCATTTTTTCCAAAATTAAATCATCACTCGTTGAGATTTCATCTACAAGTTGTAATGCAATGGCTTGTTGTCCAAACCAATGTTCGCCTGTTGCGATTTTATCAATATCTAGGCAAGGGCGATTTTGTGAGACAAATTGTTTGAATAATTTATGTGTTTCTTCCAATTCTTGTTGAAATTTTTGTTTGCCTTTTTCAGTGTTCTCACCCAATACGGTCACTGTACGTTTAAATTCGCCCGCAGTCATTACATCTACATCGACATCGTGTTTTTTCAATAGTCGATGAACATTTGGAATTTGAGCGACAACGCCAATAGAACCAATAACAGCAAAAGGTGCGGATACAATTTTATCGGCAACGCAAGCCATCATATAACCGCCACTTGCAGCCACTTTATCAACGGCAACAGTTAATTTTATGCCTTTTTGTTTTAAGCGAGACAATTGAGAGGCTGCAAATCCATAATTATGCACAATGCCACCAGGGCTTTCTAAACGTAGTAATACTTCATCTTCAGATTTGGCAACATTTAAGATAGCTGAAATTTCTTCACGAAGTGCGGTTGTTTCTGAGGCTGAAATATCGCCGCAAAAATCTAATACATATACGCAAGCTTTCTTTTCATCTTCTAAAGTCTCGCTTTTTTTCAATTTTTCTTTGCGTTTTTTAGCATTTTGTTTTTCCGCTTTTTTTTCAGCTTTAGTGCGTTGTTTTTGTTCTTCTTCAGAAAGATTAAAATCACGTAATAAACGAACTTGTTCATTAAATTCTTCTGATAAATCTTTAATTTCTAATTCTCCCACTTTAGACTTGTTATGTTGGCGATAAGAAATAATCAAACCAACAATAGCAAGAATGAGTAATAAAATTGTTAAAATTTCCAGAATAAAAATTCCATAGCCTGTTAAAATATCGTTCAACATTGTTACTCCCGTTGATATTTAATGGATTAAATTTTCACGACACTGGTTTAGTGTGTAGATCGCCAACATAATAAAACATTGTGATTGTTTGCGCTATTTATAACAAAAAATTTTAAATTAATTCTTACTTTTTATATTTTCATTTTGGCTAATTTGGCATAGCATAAGCGAGTATTTCATTTATACCAAAGGAGCAATTATGAAATTACGCGCTGTTGTATTAGGTCTTGCCACATTATGCACAAGTACGGCAACCTTTGCTGGAATGGTTTCTACGTCATCTAACCTTGAGTTTTTAGCGATTGATGGTCAAAAAGCCTCTAAATCTCTCGGAAAAGCTAAGACATTTACTGTAGATGATACCCAAAACCATCAGGTTGTTGTGCGTCTAAATGAAATTGTTGGTTCAGGATCGAATCAATCTCTTTTTGAATCTAATCCTGTGATTGTGACATTTCAAGGTAATGCTGAAGATTTGGTTATTTCCGCACCAGTTATTCGTAATCTTGATAGTGGCGATAAATTCAATCAAATGCCAAATATTACTGTGAAAACAAAATCAGGTAATGCTATTTCAGCGAAAGTGGATGTGTTAAAACAAGAAGGTTTATTCCCAAGTGGTAATGTGCTAAATGATCTTGCTGAATATAATGCGTCTGGTGCAGCGGCATCAGTTTCTAAATTTGCTGCAACAACAGTTGCGAGTTCAGTGGCTGTTGCGCCAGCAGGTAATGCAAAAGCGAATAAAGGAAAAGTGGTTGTTCAGGGCGAAAATGTTGCAGAGCAACAGCTCCAATATTGGTTCCAACAAGCGGATAAAGAAACTCAAACACGTTTCTTAAACTGGGCAAAATCCCATAAATAATGACCGCACTTTATACAATAAAAAGTGAGCCTTGTTGCTCACTTTTCTATTTTGATAAGGATTTGAAATGAATATTCGGTTAAATACTAAAGTAATTTCTACAATTCCTGTTTTTATTGCCGTAAATATTGCGGCAGTGGGAATATGGTTTTTTGATATTTCTTCGCAATCAATGCCTTTGATTCTAGGGATCATTGCAGGTGGTTTGGTGGATTTGGATAACCGTTTAACTGGACGATTGAAAAACGTATTTTTCACGCTTATTGCCTTTTCTATTTCTTCCTTTATTGTGCAGTTACATATTGGCAAGCCTATCCAATATATTGTGTTAATGACGGTGCTGACATTTATTTTCACTATGATTGGTGCCGTGGGGCAGCGTTATAGCACCATTGCTTTCGGTTCATTAGTGGTTGCGCTTTACACCACATTAACTTATATCCCAGAGGTAAATGTATGGTTTATTAACCCTGTAATGATTTTATGCGGTACCTTGTTGTATAGCGTGGTGACTCTGATTGTTTACCTGTTTTTCCCAAATCGCCCCGTGCAAGAAAGTGTCGCTAAAGCGTTTTGTGCGTTGGGGGAATATTTAGATACCAAATCCTGTTTTTTTGATCCTGACGAAGTGGCTGAGATTGAAAAAAAACATCTTAATTTCGCGATGAAAAATGCGAATGTTGTCACGGCATTTAATATTGTGCGTACCGCACTTTTTTATCGTATTAGAGGGCAACATCGCCATCCTCGTACCCAGAGAATGTTACGTTACTATTTTGCCGCACAAGACATTCATGAGCGCACCAATTCTACGCATTTTGATTATCAACAAATAACGGAAAAACTAAAAAATACAGATTTGATTTTCCGTATTCAACGTTTGTTAGAACTACAAGCACAATCCTGTAAAGAAATCACGGCGAGTTTACGTGAAAATAAACCTTATCATTTTAATGAACGTGTGGAACGTGCGCTTTTAGGCACCTTGCATTCCTTTGAACTATATCGAGCACAACATCTTAATGATCAAGATGAACTGATTGATATCCAAACCTTGTTAGATAATTTACAAAGCATCAACTGGCAACTTCGCCAATTAGCACAAGACACGACGGATACAGAACAATTAGCTCAAATTCATACGGAACAAATCACTGGGTTAAAAAATATCAGTGCGGTGATTTTTAGCCATTTTACTTTTGAGTCACCGTTGTTCCGTCATGCGGTACGCTTATCTATTGTGGTATTTTTATGTTGTGCAATTGTTGAGTTTTTCCAATTTAATCTTGGTTATTGGATTTTATTGACCACTGTATTTGTGTGTCAGCCAAATTATTCTGCAACTAAAGTACGTTTACGTCAGCGCATTATCGGCACGATATTAGGCGTAGTGGTGGGGTCTCTATTACCTTATTTAAATCCAACCTTAGAATTAAAACTGGGTCTTGTGGTGCTCACAAGTACTTTGTTCTTTTTCTTCCGTAGTAATAATTATAGTTTCTCGACCTTTTTCATCACACTACAAGTATTGCTCAGTTTTGATGTCATGGGATTTGATACGGCAGCTGCGTTGATGCCTCGTTTACTTGATACTTTACTTGGTGCCGCGATTTCATGGTTTGCCGTATCTTACTTATGGCCAGATTGGAAATATTTGCAACTTGATAAAGTGAGCCATCAAGCATTGCGTAGTGATGCGGTGTATTTATTGCATATTATTAGTCAATTGCAATTTGGTAAAAGCGACGATCTTAAATATCGCATAGCACGTCGCAATGCACATCAATATGCAGCCGCACTGAGTACAACACTTTCCAATATGAATAATGAACCAGTGAAATACAAGACATATTTACAAAAAGGTTTTGATTTACTCAAACTGAATTATTCTCTATTAAGCTATATTTCAGCACTGGGAGCTTATCGAGACAGAATGAAAAATTTGCAACAGACCGCACAGTTTTTATCTGGTTTTTATCCCGTGGCAAAGAAAATTATCTATACCTTAGAACACATTGAAGAAATACCCGAAGCTATTTTTAACCAACAGCAAGAACGTATTGAAACACATTTAAAAGAATTAGAAAAACAAGAGATGACTGCTGAAGAACGCACCGTCTTTAGTTTGCCGTATCAACAATTGAATTTGATTACCCAACTATTGCCACAATTTTATGGGTATTTTAAGAAAGAGATAAACTGTCAGCGTGCGGGGGCGTTATAAAGATAAAAGTGCGGTTGATTTTTGAGAGATTTTAAAACTCGTTGAAAATTAACCGCACTTTTACTTTAAGAAACCGTTATTTTTTACTCAAGTGCTTCCGCTTCCATTCATTTGTTTTCTTAAGCAGTATTTTGCCCAATGGACGAGGGTCGCCTGTAAAAAGCTTTTGTAAGCCGTTGTTTTCTATGATGTAACGACGGAGTTCAAGGCGTTCTTGATGGTTTTCTGCTAGACGCAAAGCACATTCAATATATGTTTCTCGTGTGTCGGCTATCAGCCATTCAGGTAGTCCTAAGCGTTTAAATAAACCCTCATCAATATGCTCATGAACCTCATCCCCCGTTTTACATACACCAATCAAACCCAGTGTAACCATATCAATTATGCCGTTTGTATTACCGAAAGGAAACGGATTGAGTAGCATATCGCAATCACGCAATATTGCCAGATAATCGTGATAAGGTGCGTGGGGATGTGCGGTGGCATCGTCGCCTAAATAGCTTTCGATGAACCATTTGACATAAGGGTGTGTCAAGCCTGTTGATTGTCCAAGTGCGAAATGAAAATGTATTTTGACTTTAGCTTTATCCCTGATTTCTTGCAATGTTACCAAAAATTCAGGGTTTAATTTCATGGTGGTAGCAGCAATACCGATATTGACTACTTCGGGATTTTCTCTTAGTACATAATCCACTTTTTGTGGGGCGAGCGCAGATGGTACATAAGGTAGGGCATCTTTGGGCAAGCGTAAAAGGGTTTCGCTGAAACAATCTTCACTGCCCACATAATCATCTTCTACGATGACATAATCAATAAATTCAGAGTGCGTAGTGGCAGGATGACCCAAGGCTACAGCTTGAATAGGGGCAAGCCGAGTGTTGCTCACAAAAATCGTGGTAATATCCATGCCAATGCTTGGCATATAGAACACTGCGGGTTGGAAAGTTTCGCACTGTTTACGGATAAAAAACAGTCTCTCCATTATATTATTGCTACTGATTTCAAAGAACTCGTCAAACACTTCTCGACCTATGTTATCAACGCCCTCATGGCCTAAGCCGACTAAATAGAATTTTTCTCGAGCAGCAATCATTGAAGTTGAATGCGTGCGATAAATCGAATGTCCCGAATTAAAATGTTCAAGCAGTACCATCATCACAGGTTTGCCGTCCTTTTTACCTAAGGTGTAAAGGTAGCGGTCTTGCCATCCTTGCGTGAGGATATGCTTGCGGACAAGTTCGTTTAATGGACGCTTAACATCGTGCTTGTTTTTTGCTAAATCATAACTGCAGTGCATATATACATCATGAAGGATATTTGCAGGCAATTCATCTAAATTAGCAATTTCGGCGAGTTTTTTAGGAAACCACTGTAAAACCACCGCTCTTTTATGAAACGCAGATGCAGTACCAATAAAACGTGAAGATTGCAACGCAAAACACAATGAAGCACAAAGTTGTTGATTCCCTGCCCATAACGCATCTAAACTCATATTGACATTGGATTCGGGTAAGTAAAAAATACAGAATTTAGCAATAGAAGAGTTGTCTGTTGCTAAATGAAAGCCACCTTCGGAATCTGGGTTGATATTATATTTATTGAGAATATGGTCTGCGTTAACGTAGGGGGAAGAGGCAAAAATCAGCGTCAACCAGCGTTGCAGACTAATCATCTTTAACGCCCCTTCTTCAGAAATTGCCAATTCGGGGTCGGAAAAGAGTGTTGTAATTGCATTGGCGAGACGAGTGGCAAAATAAATGAGTAATTTTTCGGGTAGATATGCCAGCTGTGCGGGTGCGTCAAATTCAATATCGTGAACGCCTCCAAAATTAGCATCCATTTTTTCCAGAATCACCATTAATTCACGACAAGCAAACTCATAATCTTTTTTTGCGATATGTTGTTCCAAGCGCAATAGGCTAGGTTTGGGTGATTGTTGAAGCATTTGCGGGGAAGTTTGGTTGTTGTTTGATTCCACAAGTGAAACGGTCGTATTTTGTGGAGCGTTTTGCAAATTTTCTTTTGTCATATTATTAAATCCCTTGTATCGAAATCCCCTGTATCGCCATGGCACATGGCATGGAGTATACTTTAGTTTATCATATAAATTGTTTTTTAGCATTGCTTGGTTTGCTTGATATACAGGGGTAAAAACAGGGTTGCGTATAGACTGTAAATTGGCTGGTAAAGCATATAGTTATAAACTGGTAGGCGGAACGCTTACCAGTTGATTAAATTTCAGGGTTAGAAACTGAATGTTAATCTACCCCAGAAGGTTGTAGGTGAGCTTGTGCGTTTTTTGTTGCCATTCAAATTGTCACTATTGGCATTTGCAAAGCGACGAGCAACAAAAGCATCTAGGCTTAAGTTTTGTGTAGGAGAGGTTTTAATGCCTAAACCCGCAGAGGATACTGTGTGCATATCTTCACCGTAAATTTTAGCATTTTCGCTATTATAACGGAACTGACCTGCATCATAAAACGCATAAGGGCTGATTTGAAAGCGGGTGTATTTTGGCATACTTAATTCATTACGCCATACAAGACCGCGCTCACCACTTGCACCGCCGTATTTAAAGCCTCTGACGCCATAAGTACCTGTTACAGAGAATAAATCTATGCTACTTATATCTTGTAGAGTAAACTGACCCGATAATTGACTGCTAAAATGCCAACCTTGAGCAAACTCTTGACTCAACCCTAAACTGGCTGTGCTAATGTGATAGCTGCGATTAAATGTTTCGCCAATGCGCTCCATTCCAAAAGAGCCTGGTAATTTACTCGCGTAATAATGATGAGTTAAATCAATATTAAAGATTGTTTTAGGGGTGAATTGGATATGCCCATCAATGCCTGCACTTACGCCTGATACTGCAAATTTTTTCTTCGTTGCACCCAGGGTGTTTAACTCGGATGTTTGATTAATATGGCGGTAGTTGTAGCCTAAATTAATTTTAAACTGGTCTTCCATACCAAGGTTAAATGTTGGGAGGTAATAACTCCATTTCAGATTTGCAGAGATAGATTGACCTTTTGATAATTTACGATTAATCGCACTTGGTAAGCCGTCGATATCATTAGAATCAGCATAACTCATGCTGGTATAAAGGCTTAAGGATTGATGTTTGTCATAAAACGGATAAGTATATCCCACGCCTACCGCATAAGATTTTGATGGTGCTTTCACATTGGTTAATGCGTTTAGGTTTAATACATCATCATGTCCAGTTAAATTGGCATTAACAAAACCTAAACTCACACGTTGATAGTTAAACTCCCTTGCACCGAAATTATCATAAGAAATAAAGCTACGCGTTTTACCAAAAGGCGAGAAGCCCGCAATTATCAAATTAGAGGTTTTGTTTTTAGGGTTTAGTTCGTAATGTACACGGGTAACCTTAAGCGGATTTTCTTTTGCCATATTAAATTCACGCAAATCGAACCACTGACGACCATCTTCATACACTTTTCCTTGTTTCAAAGATGGCAGGCTGCGAGCGATATTTTCTTCACTATAACCCTTGCTCGCCTTATAAAAAACTTGGCTTTCTGCGACTGATTTCGAGACCAGTTCAAATATAATATTGCCATCCGTAATGGTTTGTTGCGGCAATATCACATCAAATTTATTTGGCTCAATCTTATCTAGCACGGCTTGTAATTCAAGCTGTGCTGTTTTTAGGTTTGTTAAAGTTTGTGTACCCTGGTATTTGGATAAGGATTTTGCTACAGACAGTTGGGCGTCTTCACTTAAAGTTTCAAGTGCGCCAGATAACTGAAAGCCTTTTACTAAAAACGCTTCTTCTGCATACGTCGATGAAGAAGCCAAGCCAAGCAATATTGATATTGCACTGAGTTTTAATCTGCTTTTTATGTTTTTCATAATAATAACCTGTTAAAAATACTTTATTGTATTTTTCGTAATTTTTTACAAGGTGGGTAAAAGCCCGTACTGAACTTTAACCCACACAGTAAATAATACGAAAATAAAATGACTTCATTGCAGGATGAAATCTACCTTGTCAATTACTGACCACTACCGCTCAATATCAGCAATATTGGTGCATATTGTTGCACCATTGCCGATTAAGAAACATACCTTACCTTCAGAAATTGTCACTTGACTTGATGGTCTGGTTGTAAACTCATTTTGTGTATTAATCGTAATGGCATTATTTGGCTCAGCAAAACGTACAGCGCTTACGCCAAGTTTAGCTAACGCTTCTCTTTCTTCATCAGATAAATCTTTTACCTTCTCAAGGATGCGTTTCGCTTCAATTACTTCATCTACGCTTGCTATACCCGGTTGAATGTATTTCACATCAATTTTAACGCCTTTTAACAGTACGGTGTTTATACCGTTTTTTGAAATGATATTTAATCCATTTATTGTGATTAAATCCCCAGTGATGTTCACTCTGCTTGAGGTTGTCGCGATTACGCTGCCGGAGCCATTTGCGTTGGTTGCATTCACTACTGTATGGTTACCTGATGCCTCACCATTTAGCTCAGCGTCTTTTGCGTTAATAACCAAGGTGCCGCTGTTTGCGTTA
The nucleotide sequence above comes from Haemophilus influenzae. Encoded proteins:
- a CDS encoding UDP-glucose:protein N-beta-glucosyltransferase, with the protein product MTKENLQNAPQNTTVSLVESNNNQTSPQMLQQSPKPSLLRLEQHIAKKDYEFACRELMVILEKMDANFGGVHDIEFDAPAQLAYLPEKLLIYFATRLANAITTLFSDPELAISEEGALKMISLQRWLTLIFASSPYVNADHILNKYNINPDSEGGFHLATDNSSIAKFCIFYLPESNVNMSLDALWAGNQQLCASLCFALQSSRFIGTASAFHKRAVVLQWFPKKLAEIANLDELPANILHDVYMHCSYDLAKNKHDVKRPLNELVRKHILTQGWQDRYLYTLGKKDGKPVMMVLLEHFNSGHSIYRTHSTSMIAAREKFYLVGLGHEGVDNIGREVFDEFFEISSNNIMERLFFIRKQCETFQPAVFYMPSIGMDITTIFVSNTRLAPIQAVALGHPATTHSEFIDYVIVEDDYVGSEDCFSETLLRLPKDALPYVPSALAPQKVDYVLRENPEVVNIGIAATTMKLNPEFLVTLQEIRDKAKVKIHFHFALGQSTGLTHPYVKWFIESYLGDDATAHPHAPYHDYLAILRDCDMLLNPFPFGNTNGIIDMVTLGLIGVCKTGDEVHEHIDEGLFKRLGLPEWLIADTRETYIECALRLAENHQERLELRRYIIENNGLQKLFTGDPRPLGKILLKKTNEWKRKHLSKK
- a CDS encoding curli polymerization inhibitor CsgI-related protein, giving the protein MKLRAVVLGLATLCTSTATFAGMVSTSSNLEFLAIDGQKASKSLGKAKTFTVDDTQNHQVVVRLNEIVGSGSNQSLFESNPVIVTFQGNAEDLVISAPVIRNLDSGDKFNQMPNITVKTKSGNAISAKVDVLKQEGLFPSGNVLNDLAEYNASGAAASVSKFAATTVASSVAVAPAGNAKANKGKVVVQGENVAEQQLQYWFQQADKETQTRFLNWAKSHK
- the hmw1B gene encoding two-partner secretion (TPS) system translocator Hmw1B — encoded protein: MKNIKSRLKLSAISILLGLASSSTYAEEAFLVKGFQLSGALETLSEDAQLSVAKSLSKYQGTQTLTNLKTAQLELQAVLDKIEPNKFDVILPQQTITDGNIIFELVSKSVAESQVFYKASKGYSEENIARSLPSLKQGKVYEDGRQWFDLREFNMAKENPLKVTRVHYELNPKNKTSNLIIAGFSPFGKTRSFISYDNFGAREFNYQRVSLGFVNANLTGHDDVLNLNALTNVKAPSKSYAVGVGYTYPFYDKHQSLSLYTSMSYADSNDIDGLPSAINRKLSKGQSISANLKWSYYLPTFNLGMEDQFKINLGYNYRHINQTSELNTLGATKKKFAVSGVSAGIDGHIQFTPKTIFNIDLTHHYYASKLPGSFGMERIGETFNRSYHISTASLGLSQEFAQGWHFSSQLSGQFTLQDISSIDLFSVTGTYGVRGFKYGGASGERGLVWRNELSMPKYTRFQISPYAFYDAGQFRYNSENAKIYGEDMHTVSSAGLGIKTSPTQNLSLDAFVARRFANANSDNLNGNKKRTSSPTTFWGRLTFSF
- the yccS gene encoding YccS family putative transporter, giving the protein MNIRLNTKVISTIPVFIAVNIAAVGIWFFDISSQSMPLILGIIAGGLVDLDNRLTGRLKNVFFTLIAFSISSFIVQLHIGKPIQYIVLMTVLTFIFTMIGAVGQRYSTIAFGSLVVALYTTLTYIPEVNVWFINPVMILCGTLLYSVVTLIVYLFFPNRPVQESVAKAFCALGEYLDTKSCFFDPDEVAEIEKKHLNFAMKNANVVTAFNIVRTALFYRIRGQHRHPRTQRMLRYYFAAQDIHERTNSTHFDYQQITEKLKNTDLIFRIQRLLELQAQSCKEITASLRENKPYHFNERVERALLGTLHSFELYRAQHLNDQDELIDIQTLLDNLQSINWQLRQLAQDTTDTEQLAQIHTEQITGLKNISAVIFSHFTFESPLFRHAVRLSIVVFLCCAIVEFFQFNLGYWILLTTVFVCQPNYSATKVRLRQRIIGTILGVVVGSLLPYLNPTLELKLGLVVLTSTLFFFFRSNNYSFSTFFITLQVLLSFDVMGFDTAAALMPRLLDTLLGAAISWFAVSYLWPDWKYLQLDKVSHQALRSDAVYLLHIISQLQFGKSDDLKYRIARRNAHQYAAALSTTLSNMNNEPVKYKTYLQKGFDLLKLNYSLLSYISALGAYRDRMKNLQQTAQFLSGFYPVAKKIIYTLEHIEEIPEAIFNQQQERIETHLKELEKQEMTAEERTVFSLPYQQLNLITQLLPQFYGYFKKEINCQRAGAL
- the sohB gene encoding protease SohB encodes the protein MLNDILTGYGIFILEILTILLLILAIVGLIISYRQHNKSKVGELEIKDLSEEFNEQVRLLRDFNLSEEEQKQRTKAEKKAEKQNAKKRKEKLKKSETLEDEKKACVYVLDFCGDISASETTALREEISAILNVAKSEDEVLLRLESPGGIVHNYGFAASQLSRLKQKGIKLTVAVDKVAASGGYMMACVADKIVSAPFAVIGSIGVVAQIPNVHRLLKKHDVDVDVMTAGEFKRTVTVLGENTEKGKQKFQQELEETHKLFKQFVSQNRPCLDIDKIATGEHWFGQQAIALQLVDEISTSDDLILEKMKEKQVLNVKYRLKKSLIKKFGRQAEESAINIIHRYSTKQSRDFMY